In Mucinivorans hirudinis, the DNA window TTCCACGTGGTGAGGCTAAGGAGTTGATAGACGGTTATTTCTCCCTCTATCCAGGAGTTCGTCGCTATATGGAGGAGTGCAAAATCGAGGCGCGCGAAAGGGGATTTGTAGAGACAATTTTCGCACGCCGTCGCTACCTGCCTGAGATTACCTCTAAAAATGCCGTAATGCGCTCATATGCAGAGCGAAATGCAATAAATGCACCTATTCAGGGTTCGGCAGCCGACATTATGAAGTTGGCAATGATAGAGGTTGCGGCGGCGATTGCCCCCCTGAGCGCGACCATCGTTTTACAGGTTCACGACGAATTGGTGGTGGAGTGCCCCGCCGCCCAAGCCGCCCAAGTGATGGAAATTATGAGAGAAAAGATGATGAATTGTACCAAAATTTTAGTACCTTTGGCAGTGGATGCCGCCGCGGCAGAAGATTGGTTGGCAGCGCACTAAAATAACCTTCGATATGTACAGCGAATTTCTTGATTTTGCCATAAATTTGGCACGAGAGGTTGGTAAAATCCAACTATCATACTTTAGGAGTGGCAACTTAGATATTACCACCAAAACAAACGTTTCGGACATTGTAACCCGTGCCGACAAAGAGTGCGAAGAGTATATTGTCAAGGAGATTTTTGCAACTTATGCCGACCACAAAATCCTTGGCGAAGAGGGTGGTTTTCGCGGAAATGAAGCGAGTGAATATATGTGGGTGGTAGACCCATTGGACGGCACTACAAATTACAGTCAGGGATTACCCATTTTTGCTGTCTCCATCGGATTGGTACACAAGGAACAAACCATCCTCGGGGTGGTGTATGCCCCCTATCTCAAAGAGCTGTTTTATGCGGTAAAAGGTGGCGGTGCTTATATGCAATGCGGAGATAATGAAGCTCTTGATATAAGAGTTGCCGATAAACGCTCTCTGGATTGTTCGGTCATAGGAACAGGTTTCCCATATGATAAAGGTGTGAATGCTGACAATAATAGTGATAATGTAGCCCGCATTGTGCCCTATGTACGTGATTTGCGGCGTATGGGTTCGGCGGCTTATGACCTTTGTGCTGTTGCAGCAGGAATGTTGGACGGATATTGGGAGATGACCCTCAATCTTTGGGACGTATGCGCCGGGAATCTTATTGTGCAGGAGGCTGGAGGTGTGATATTTAATTATCGACTTGATAGAAAAATTTCGATAATTGCCGGCAATGGCACGATTATTGAAGAGATTAAACGATATATTCAATAGACATTATATATGCAATTACTTTATCCCTGTAAGAAAATCCACGGAAAGCAACACCCCGAGTGGGCGTATGATGCGGTACTCTATGAACTCAATATGAGACAGTTTACTACCGAAGGAACTTTTGTGGCGGCGGCAAAGGAGCTACCAAGGCTCAAAAAACTTGGTGTAGATGTCATTTGGCTTATGCCTATTTTTCCTATTGGCGAACAGAGGCGTAAAGGGTCGCTCGGAAGTTATTATTCGATAAGAGATTACAGAGCCGTAAACCCCGAGTTCGGGACTATGGACGATTTTCGTGCATTTTTACAACAGGCTCAAAATGAGGGGGTAAAAGTTATTCTGGACTGGGTGCCCAA includes these proteins:
- a CDS encoding Inositol-1-monophosphatase — protein: MYSEFLDFAINLAREVGKIQLSYFRSGNLDITTKTNVSDIVTRADKECEEYIVKEIFATYADHKILGEEGGFRGNEASEYMWVVDPLDGTTNYSQGLPIFAVSIGLVHKEQTILGVVYAPYLKELFYAVKGGGAYMQCGDNEALDIRVADKRSLDCSVIGTGFPYDKGVNADNNSDNVARIVPYVRDLRRMGSAAYDLCAVAAGMLDGYWEMTLNLWDVCAGNLIVQEAGGVIFNYRLDRKISIIAGNGTIIEEIKRYIQ